One part of the Alistipes onderdonkii genome encodes these proteins:
- a CDS encoding metal ABC transporter ATP-binding protein, translating to MNLVTLHHVGVAYDGYEALKNVDLTIAQDDFLGIIGPNGGGKTTLVKAILGTVPHTGEVVLAPELFRGKERLIGYMPQISNFDRTFPISVLEVVLSGLQGHRGFVSRYTKEDRAKALGLLETSGIGETARSPIGEVSGGQMQRALLCRAVISDPKLLILDEPANFVDNKFENELYRTLRELNGRMAIVMVSHDIGTITSVVKEIVCVNRRVHRHHSNVITEEQLRNYDCPIQIVSHGHIPHTVLEHHPGDCCCDHD from the coding sequence ATGAACCTGGTGACATTACACCACGTCGGCGTAGCGTACGACGGGTACGAGGCGCTGAAAAATGTCGACCTCACGATCGCACAGGATGATTTCCTGGGAATAATAGGCCCCAACGGAGGCGGGAAAACGACCCTCGTGAAAGCGATCCTCGGCACGGTACCCCACACCGGCGAGGTCGTGCTCGCCCCGGAGTTGTTCCGCGGCAAGGAGCGGCTGATCGGATATATGCCCCAGATCAGCAATTTCGACCGGACATTCCCGATCTCGGTGCTGGAGGTGGTATTGTCGGGGCTGCAAGGACACCGGGGCTTCGTTTCCCGGTACACGAAGGAAGACCGGGCGAAAGCCCTCGGGCTGCTCGAAACATCGGGGATCGGGGAGACGGCACGCAGCCCCATCGGCGAGGTTTCGGGCGGGCAGATGCAGCGGGCGCTGCTGTGCAGGGCGGTGATTTCAGACCCGAAGCTGCTGATACTGGACGAGCCTGCGAATTTCGTGGACAACAAATTCGAAAACGAGCTTTACCGGACGCTGCGCGAACTGAACGGCCGGATGGCGATCGTCATGGTATCGCACGACATCGGCACGATCACCAGCGTGGTGAAGGAGATCGTCTGCGTGAACCGCCGCGTGCACCGCCACCATTCGAACGTCATCACCGAGGAGCAGCTGCGCAATTACGACTGCCCTATTCAGATCGTATCCCACGGGCATATCCCGCACACCGTGCTGGAGCACCATCCGGGCGACTGCTGCTGCGACCACGACTGA
- a CDS encoding metal ABC transporter solute-binding protein, Zn/Mn family yields the protein MRKIYIALLIAIVCGGCTSRRQTDGEPLYVSILPLRSLVQGIVGDDFDIEVLVPPGASPETFEPTPRQFVGLNKARMVFNVGLIDFENTLLAKVEDQEKVVNLSRGIELIAGTCSHGSHGHTHTHGIDPHVWTSPRALQKMAENAYEAIRKAYPDSVKYETNYRLLQQELKALDERTAARIAASDVEYFIIYHPALTYYARDYGLRQIAIEADGKEPSAKQLTQIIRQAREDGVRRILYQSQFPASAVEVIARDIDAQYVEVDPLREDVIANIEEITGIITQR from the coding sequence ATGCGTAAAATCTACATCGCCCTACTCATAGCCATCGTGTGCGGCGGCTGCACATCTCGCCGCCAGACGGACGGCGAGCCGCTGTACGTCTCGATCCTGCCGCTCCGGAGCCTCGTACAGGGAATCGTCGGCGACGATTTCGACATCGAGGTACTCGTACCGCCGGGAGCGAGCCCCGAAACCTTCGAGCCGACACCCCGACAGTTCGTCGGCCTGAACAAAGCCCGCATGGTCTTCAATGTCGGGCTTATCGACTTCGAAAACACGCTGTTGGCAAAGGTCGAAGACCAGGAGAAGGTCGTCAACCTCAGCCGCGGCATCGAACTGATCGCCGGTACCTGCTCGCACGGGAGCCACGGCCATACGCATACGCACGGCATCGACCCGCATGTCTGGACATCGCCCCGGGCACTGCAGAAGATGGCGGAAAACGCCTATGAGGCGATCCGGAAAGCCTATCCCGACTCGGTAAAGTACGAAACGAATTACAGGCTGCTGCAACAGGAACTGAAGGCACTGGACGAACGGACGGCGGCACGGATCGCCGCAAGCGACGTGGAATATTTCATCATCTACCACCCCGCCCTCACCTACTACGCCCGGGACTACGGGTTGCGGCAGATTGCCATCGAAGCCGACGGGAAGGAACCGTCGGCAAAACAACTGACGCAGATCATCCGGCAGGCACGCGAAGACGGCGTGCGGCGCATCCTCTACCAAAGCCAGTTCCCGGCATCGGCCGTGGAGGTCATTGCCCGCGACATCGACGCCCAGTATGTGGAGGTAGACCCGCTGCGTGAGGACGTGATCGCAAACATCGAGGAGATAACCGGCATAATCACACAGAGATGA